In one window of Cynocephalus volans isolate mCynVol1 chromosome 6, mCynVol1.pri, whole genome shotgun sequence DNA:
- the LOC134381154 gene encoding ATP synthase subunit e, mitochondrial, with protein MVPPVQVSPLIKLGRYSALFLGVAYGSARYRYLKPRAEEERRVAAEEKKRQDELKRIARELAEAQDDSILK; from the coding sequence ATGGTGCCGCCGGTGCAGGTCTCTCCGCTCATCAAGCTCGGCCGCTACTCCGCCCTGTTCCTCGGCGTGGCCTACGGATCCGCGCGCTACCGCTACCTGAAACCGCGggcggaagaggagagaagggtagcagcagaagagaaaaagaggcagGACGAGCTGAAGCGGATTGCCCGAGAACTGGCAGAAGCTCAAGATGACAGCATACTAAAGTGA